gaaacataactacacaagatgaaatccACTTCTTCTCGtttttaaggtaagtagatgaattgttcctttaagagctgattccgggtcttgaacaataagatctcaccctctcattagccttAGAGggatttagtttatagttggactataaattgattgtttattagaaggatcaataatacttaaggagttaaaggtaattacaggggtaaaatagtaattttaccCAACTATATTTACGGGTAAttcgtgaagggttgacttactattgattgattatatctatGGACACCGAAATATATCAacagtacgaagagtgcaactgtaggtctttagtggaatgatctgcagttaatgaatgttgattagtctaattaaagagtttaattaattaaatataattaaatataaattaaattaaataaaataaactctcAATTACATGGGAGTTATTTTGTACGTTGGTGGGGAGTGCATCATCTTCTCTTATTGATCAAAGGGGTTTGAGGAAGAGAATTAAAAACGTACCCCATAAACAAGATCTCTCTTAATTATCTAAAAGAAGATCTCTTTAAAAACTCTCACaagattttatagaaaaattctCTCTGTAAAATCAATTCCCTTTTCCAAAAGGTTAGATGCCACCATCTCGGTTCTTGCCTGAGAATAGTGAAGAAGACATTAGTAGTAGTGTTCCTTCGGTGAGTTTGTATTCGAAGGAGAAACTTGCTGTACGTCGGAGTTTATTCGGGAGGATTAACATAGTGTTGGGAtcggtgtcctaaatctcttatattctcgtagtttgttaacttgtataaataaattgttattaataaaataactgttatttcaaaTGTACGttaactcaatctaataaactaagatcctcggttattttatgtagcttaaacatttatgtggtgacatacaggtagatcatgtttaagtaataacctaaatggtatgtagtagatagataaggttgaATACGTTATCTTGGTGGCACTACAGATATGTGGCTCAATTTGTAATTgtcacaattgttgtaaagtataacaaatgatctgatattgataattcatgtggacacatgtgagtaggggtatcctatataaaaagtttgtataagaccagatcatgaaatgattagtctctctttataacgtcgttacttgaagagacttacatttcactaggatggccataggtgacttgactttaatcttgagtgagttgtgaattccaaCCTATGAGGATGGTcttttgatctacataggtgaaaGGGGCCAGATTCGtcgacttaatatgcctactattttcGGGTTTCGTTTGaatggggagttgggaactcaactacacaagatgaaattcactccttctcgttattagggtaagtagatgaattactcccttaagggctaatttggatcttgaacaatcCAAAGCCCACACTTTCTCACTAGTGAGAGAGGAGTCTAACTATAGTTgtactatgactaattgttcattagagaatcaatggtTATTGAGGAGTTAAAAGTAACTacagggataaaatggtaattttgactcaGTTGTACtaacgagcaatttgtgaagggtcaacatgttgttgattggttatatccaatagacacataaatatatctacagtgtgaagagtgcaactgttggtctttagtagagtgaccggtagttaatgaatgaggattaattcaattaaagagtttaattaatcaatctcatatcattgaagcttcaatctataggtcatAAGGTCTCATTGTTAGatcaataaggattaatgagaatcaaattaattttagattaatttgaattgttcaaattatttaaaggaaattaattgtatgagataaaACTAATATAATGCATGTGATACATtctaatataaagttttaatgagagaaataaatatatgaatatgattctaatattaattatgtgaatgtgattcatataaaaactataggttaaacactagaagaaattcaagctttaatgtcggttgacaaccgacattaaagatagtgttattaaagccctttaatggtCGTTGcctttaaaaccgacattaaagggcttcaataacacaaccttcaatgtcggttgcaaccgacattaaagacctttagtgaaatttccaatcgacattaaaggtctttaatgtcgggtgcaaccgacattaaagcctttgtttttttttttttaaattattaatcgacattgaagcccaaatctgtccgtttttttaaaattccgttgccgaatccatttttttggtcaaaaagtataatatgacacatcatcattgaacgttgtggctatgacatattattcatttatggattgtaaatctactACATTTAATCTACAAATTCtgctaaaaaattataatttaaaaggttgTACAATAATTTAGgtcttgaaaacacaaattacaagtaatacaaacattatgagattATTGTctctctccacttggtaagtatggatctcttcataattcttcttgaaccaaCCCCCTAGCTTCAGCAGTGTCTAGTTATAgacatctttgtctgaccactgttgttcaaaggatcacaaacaaaaaaggtttaagacaaatgaTTGAAACTGAAAATGTGataagaattcatattcaactaactgtgtttattgggaatgtgcataaatggtacattcaaggcaaaattcttgtagtgaatgtgttggatctaaagttccccaagaaaaagcataaagaggttgcgataccaaataTTTACTCATTTGTTGCatctgcaaaacaagaaaactcaatagttgaataaatgagagaatcttctttttcaagatcttgaagaagagaagcttgttacctagatatgagatatGAAGACGATGGAAAATTTTCGGCAGCATAATgatgctaccacaacaaaaccaaaaatttaccttgaacctgttcaaagaagcacactcccaaaaatatttcacaaccactttttctcaacagaactatcagaattcccaaaaaatgaatattcaagaacacatacatcagtaagcaaatttagctcacaataTATTTCAAACCTTAAAAGTTGTCACAAGACTACCATAGtgcatgaataacccacaaactaccatagtTCGACCTACAAACTCGagcaccttgaatcaaatctaaactacaaataaatagtacccatgagtcataaacgggtgttacattctaatccaatatagtccaaagagaaataagtacactataacttctcaaacaggaattttcatatcattagagTCACTTGAAACACTTAGAAACTGTGCTTAAAATTGCAAGCATTCAAAAATGCACTTACCAGGAACAATTTTCACCTGAATCCCTTGCTGTTGCAAGAAATCCATCTCCTCCCTACCCCTTCCAAATACCtaaaaaatacacaaacaaaaaaggtttaagacaaaggattgaaagtgaaaatgttatcATAATTCATATccaactaaccgtgtttattgggaatgtgcataaaGGATACTCACTTGACGCTTGTAAATAGGAGAGAGTAGCAACTTTAGATATAAAAACAAGTCCAATACTCAAGACAGGCTGAAGGATACTCACTTGACGTTTGTAAACAGGCTCAGGCTTCAAATGTCTAGGATCATTCCAGAAAACCTCAGTATCGAAACCAGATCGGATAACAAACTGATCCCGTGCTTTTTCCTTCCTCATCTTCTCAAACAAAGAAGCTGCAACAAAATGCTTAATAACTTACTTAACCCACCCATATAGAAACTTATAAATCTAAACATTATTTATATCTACAACAAGACAGCTGCTTGCTCCTTCTTCATTACAATAAAAATTTTGAGTCTTAAATATTCCGAAACGACCTCATTAGCTTCTCTTTCTTTGCCTTCTTTGTtgcttttttcccttttctttttcgcCTCAAATGTACTATGAGACATACCTCCCTCTCCGATACATTAATGCTACATTATCGTAAACCTAAATTTGTGGTTCGTTTCTTCTCTCTTCATTGCTTTGCCTGCAAACAGAGGAAAAGATTTGGTCAACAAATTCTGTTGATTGTGAAAGTTTGtctctcattaatgcattcaaTCCGATGTAAAGATTATCAAAGATGCTCAAGAATATTAAGGGAAACATAAACGTTCTTTTCAAggagggaagaaaaagaaatttcaacaaaatttgttCCTATACCCTGtaaaggaaaaaatagaaaaccaatTTTCGACATTTACATTTTCGAGTCAGCATTCAAGAAATTGTGCGACAAACAATGAGGTCAGAATTCTAATATCTTGTGACCAGAGTGCATATCACAGAGTTCGCAGTTCTATTTCTATATCTTTCTACCcctattctttttctttgttttatttatattttttattgggGGCTTTGACATGGGAATAATGTGAACACATAAATCTTATCTTATCCTAACACAAGTATGGACCAATAGGTTATCTTCAAGACCCATACTAATATGATGAGATGATATATTTACTAAAGAACTAGGAAGAAGAACCAAGGAGGAGCAAATTCGAAGAACAAGGAATCACCTGCGAGTATATGAAGGTTCCAAGAACTGAAATGGCAGCTCCGAGAGCATTGACTGGCTGCACAGGTGTgcagaagatgataatggaagaAACTATGACCGATATACGTTTCATGGTGTTTCCAATGCTAAACTTCAAGGGAGAAATCTCATCCAAGGACATGTAAGACACCTGATTAACAGCAAACAATCGATACAATAAGCATTATTTTAGGCTCAAACCAACAATACAAGATTCAATCATATGACAAACATCATGCAACTTACTTAATTATAAAGTTGAATAACAAGAAAATAATATTCCTATTTCAAACTCATTCTACAAATCCATGTTACTACTTAAAAAGTACCCAAAAAGATTGCCAAGCTTATTATGAGATTTCGcataaaatccatttttttgtcCTGAAACTAGAAGTGGTATCTGGTTTAATCTAGTTAGGTGTTTAAACAATCATTTCTAGAAATTATTGTTTGAACCGTCAGGATGCTCCCCCGCATGAAATTGACAAAAGGACACTTTCTATTTCAGTTCATAAGTATACAAATCCCATAAGCAAGACATTCCCAATATTAATCAGGATGGTTTTACTTTAATAAAGTACAATGCTCAATAATATCATGTTAATATATTGCTTTAATCAGACAGAAGAATCATCAAACGGGCAATCAGATATAGAGAAAACATGAATAAAGTGGATCAATCATTAGTTGATAACTTCCCAATCGATGCCAAGAAACGAATATGTTAATAAAATTACCAAACAAAATGAGGTCCAATTTGAGAAACTGTCGTTTGCCATCCAGCAGCCCACAATTGTGGTCCTTCCACAGCAAATGCAAATGGCGTCAAGGGTAACAGAGACAAAATCGATAAACATGCATAGTAGTTCATCCCGCTAACAGATTTTCCCTTCATGCCCCTCTTCGAAAATATGTTGCGGAATACAAATGCCAAGTTTGA
The nucleotide sequence above comes from Benincasa hispida cultivar B227 chromosome 3, ASM972705v1, whole genome shotgun sequence. Encoded proteins:
- the LOC120074283 gene encoding glucose-6-phosphate/phosphate translocator 1, chloroplastic-like, producing the protein MFIDFVSVTLDAICICCGRTTIVGCWMANDSFSNWTSFCLVSYMSLDEISPLKFSIGNTMKRISVIVSSIIIFCTPVQPVNALGAAISVLGTFIYSQAKQ